A single genomic interval of Pseudochaenichthys georgianus chromosome 3, fPseGeo1.2, whole genome shotgun sequence harbors:
- the LOC117442712 gene encoding LOW QUALITY PROTEIN: UDP-glucuronosyltransferase 2C1-like (The sequence of the model RefSeq protein was modified relative to this genomic sequence to represent the inferred CDS: inserted 1 base in 1 codon) codes for MDIMIEALHSRGHSVDVVRTNKSWYIQDDSPHFNTITVPVTEAFNNDFINEILKKIFAIEREGSSVLSFASLQAEMFAAMFNMHRIMCKMATGMFKDKDLMNSLKESKYDLVLTDPAWGAGXIVAHALKLPLVYNVRWITSGEGHRAIAPSPLSYVPLTGSGLSDKMTFFQRVKNFLFSLIWQAQDAFFIRPQYQAVCDKFFDPEVRYTDLLQGADLWLMRVDFVFEFPRPTMPNVVYIGGFQCKPAKPLPEHLEEFVQSSGEHGVIIMSLGTFVSELPADMTNEIAATFAKLPQKVIWRHKGDRPATLGNNTLLVDWMPQNDLLGHPKIKLFVAHGGTNGVQEAIYHSVPVVGIPLFFDQYDNLLRLKERGAARILTLATVDKDNNFQDAIQDVLNEPSYRLNMQRLSRLHRDQPMKPLDTALFWIEFVMRHKGAAHLRTESYRLPWYSYHSVDILLSFLATVAAIALLPLVFVSCLCRKKSLKRKTSKK; via the exons ATGGACATCATGATCGAAGCTCTCCACTCTCGAGGACACTCTGTCGATGTGGTGCGGACCAATAAAAGCTGGTACATCCAGGATGACTCTCCGCACTTCAACACAATCACCGTTCCTGTCACTGAGGCCTTTAATAATGACTTCATCAACGAGATCCTGAAGAAGATCTTTGCCATAGAAAGAGAAGGGAGCTCAGTTTTGAGCTTTGCAAGTTTGCAGGCGGAGATGTTTGCTGCGATGTTTAACATGCACAGAATAATGTGCAAAATGGCTACTGGCATGTTTAAAGATAAGGACTTAATGAATAGTTTGAAGGAGAGTAAGTATGACTTGGTGCTTACTGACCCGGCGTGGGGTGCTG ATATTGTGGCTCACGCTCTTAAGCTGCCTCTGGTCTATAATGTGCGGTGGATAACTAGTGGAGAAGGACATAGGGCCATTGCACCGTCTCCTTTATCGTATGTCCCATTGACCGGCTCAGGACTGTCAGACAAAATGACCTTCTTTCAAAGAGTCAAGAACTTCCTTTTCTCTCTCATTTGGCAAGCTCAGGATGCATTTTTTATCCGCCCTCAGTATCAAGCTGTTTGTGATAAGTTCTTCGACCCAGAAGTCCGGTATACTGACTTATTACAGGGAGCAGACCTGTGGCTGATGAGAGTGGACTTTGTGTTTGAGTTCCCTCGTCCCACCATGCCTAATGTTGTCTATATTGGAGGGTTCCAGTGCAAACCAGCAAAACCTCTCCCTGAGCACCTGGAGGAGTTTGTGCAGAGTTCTGGAGAGCATGGGGTCATCATCATGTCTCTGGGGACCTTTGTAAGTGAACTTCCTGCTGATATGACAAACGAGATCGCTGCAACCTTTGCGAAATTACCCCAGAAAGTCATCTGGAGACATAAAGGTGACAGACCAGCGACTCTGGGCAACAACACTCTGCTAGTGGACTGGATGCCTCAGAATGACCTTTTAGGACATCCCAAGATAAAACTGTTTGTGGCTCACGGAGGAACCAATGGAGTCCAAGAGGCTATTTATCACAGTGTCCCAGTTGTTGGTATACCTTTGTTTTTTGACCAATACGACAACCTGCTGCGTCTAAAGGAGAGAGGAGCAGCTAGGATTCTTACACTAGCGACAGTGGACAAAGACAACAACTTTCAGGATGCCATCCAGGACGTCCTGAATGAGCCCTCCTACAGGTTGAACATGCAGAGACTCTCCAGGCTGCACAGAGATCAGCCGATGAAGCCGCTGGACACCGCCCTCTTCTGGATAGAGTTTGTCATGAGACACAAAGGTGCAGCTCACCTGAGAACTGAGTCCTACAGACTGCCCTGGTATTCCTACCACTCTGTAGATATACTACTGTCTTTTCTGGCTACTGTTGCAGCGATTGCTCTTCTCCCTCTTGTGTTTGTAAGTTGTCTATGTCGTAAGAAGAGCTTGAAAAGGAAAACAAGTAAAAAATGA